The genome window TAACTTATGCTCAGCGCCATTGCCGTTCTTACTCTAGCGCCGGTGCAAACCGGCCTCGACGTGTGGCGTTCGCAACAGTTCGCCGAGCTCAAAGGCAAGCGCGTCGGCCTCATCACTAACCCCACGGGAGTAGACGTCAACCTCGATGCGAATGTGGACTTGATGCTGAAAGCCGGCATCAAAGTGGTGGCGCTGTTCGGGCCGGAGCACGGAGTGCGCGGCGGCACGCCCGCCGGCGTGAAGGTCGAGGATACGGTCGACCCTTATACGGGGATCCCCGAGTTTTCGCTGTACGGTAAGCTTAGCCGCCACAACGAGGAGATGTTCAAGAGCGTGGATGTCTTGGTGTTCGACATTCAGGATATCGGTTCGCGGAGCTACACCTACATTGCGACGCTCGGCGTGTGCATGGAGTCCGCGGCGAAGTTCAAAAAGCCGATCTACGTGATTGATCGCCCGAACCCCATCGGCGGCGAACGCATCGAAGGGAACTTGGTGGAACCTGCGTTTCAGACTTTTGTTTCGCCCTACGCGATCCCGTATTGCCACGGCCTGACCATCGGCGAACTCGCGCAGATGATCAAGGGCGAGAATTGGAATCGGGCGGGCAAAGCCGATGTGCGCGTCGTGAAGATGCGCGGCTGGCGGCGCGACATGCTCTGGAGCGAAACTGGCCTGCCGTGGGTGCCGACGTCACCCCACATTCCGCATGCCGAAACCTCGGCCTTTTATGCCGCGACCGGCATTGTCGGCGAACTCAAATCGGTGTCGATCGGCGTTGGCTACACATCGCCGTTCGAACTGGTCGGCGCGCCCGGATTGTTAGCGAAGGCGCTGGCGGATGAACTTACGAAGCGCAAGTTGCCGGGCGTTACTTTCCGGCAAACTTGGTGGACGCCCTACTACGCGGCGTTCAAAGGCGAGAGTTGCAGCGGCGTGCAGGTACATCTCACCGATCCGCGCCGAGCGCCGCTCACGCGCATTAACTTTGAGGTGATGGGCGCGATCCGCAAGCTCAAACCGGGCTATGATTTCTTTGTCGGCGGGCGCGGCGACATGTTCGACAAGGTGAGTGGCACGGCCTCGCTCAGGAAAGGATTCGAAGCAGGCGAGAGCATTGACAAGCTCTACAACGACTGGAATTCGGCCGCCAAGGACTTTCGCGTCAAGCGCGAGAAATACCTGCTGTACAAGTAGTGGGAGAATGGTCGGGATGGCGGGATTCGAACCCACGACCTCTGCGTCCCGAACGCAGCGCTCTACCAAGCTGAGCTACATCCCGAAGGAGCCATCATGGTACCTCAGAGAAGGCGGCGCTGTTTGGGGATGCGGAGCGAGTGCACGACCTCAAACCAGTTGCGTTGGTAGCTGGCCAGACGAGTGAGTTGGGAAAGTGCGGCCTGATACTGCGGCAGTTGCAGTGCCTTCTCCACGAGCGAGACATCGCTCCACTGCGCGTACGAAAACGTTTGGCTGCGGGTGGTCGCGCTAAGCATAGCCGCGCCCATAAATCCGCGAACATTTCGCACTGTCACATCGTGGAGCTGCAGGTAGAGCCGCATCACCTCATCCGCATCATCCGGCGAATGGTTGGCCACCGTAAAGCTGGTTTGGCAACACTTGTCGCCGATCACAAGGCCGCTCGCGGCGAGGAGCGGGGCCTTGGCTCGTGATGGTGGCAGGACTATTTTCTCGGTGCGGCAACTCGTGTAGGTCACCTCGCAAAGCGTGCGTAACTCTTGAAAATAGGGATGAAGTTTTGTGTCGCGCGTGACTTGGATGACGGCTTCTTCTGATTCCCACTGCGAAATGGTGCAGATGCCATTTCCTTCAATTTTTCGGTGAATGGCCACTCCCACCAAACCGATCAGATTGGGGCCCACTTCCGCATAGTAGTTTTGCAAAAGCTCTTCAATGCGGGCGATGTTTGTCGGCGCACAGTTGTAGTCGCCAACAAACGTTAGCCACTCTTCCCCGGGCGACAAGATCATGCTAGGCATTAAGACCTACCAATAGTGTTGTACGAGATGAAGCCCGAAAAAGGTAGACTGATTGATGATAACGCGGAAAAGTCCGCAATCTTTGCTCACATGCAACCCCTTGATGAGCGATTTTTTCCCTCATGCAAGTCTCTCCCCCAACAACTTTTCGTAACCTCGCGCTTCCGGCTTCGCTTTGCGACCGCCTCGCCGAACAAGGCATCACTATTCCCACCCCCATCCAAGCCGGCGCAATTCCGCTTGGCATGATGGGTCGCGACGTCATTGGCGTGGCGCAGACCGGTACCGGCAAAACGCTCGCCTTCGGCATCCCGATGGCCATGCGACTTGACCAACAACGCCAAGGTTTGGTCATTGCGCCGACCCGCGAATTGGCCCAACAAATTGAAGAAACCCTGCAAAAGCTGCGCTTGCAAAGCGTGCTTTTGGTCGGTGGCGCGTCCATGCGCAACCAACTTAACGAGCTCAAGAAGCGACCGACGGTAATCGTCGCGACTCCGGGCCGATTGATTGACCACATGGAGCAAGGCACGGTACGGCTCGACCGCGTTTCGTGCGTGGTGCTCGACGAAGCGGACCGCATGCTCGACATGGGCTTCGCACCAGCGATTCAGCGCATCATGCGCAGCCTGCCGACCGATCGCCAAACCATGCTGTTTAGCGCGACAATGCCCGACGAAATCAAGTCGCTGGCCGAAAGCTTCTTGCGCAATCCCGAGCGCGTGGAAGTCGCTCGCGAAGGCGAACCCAGCGAGCTCGTCGAGCAAGAGTTGGTGTTCCTTGAGGTCGGTGAAAAGACCGAGTACCTCGACATGTTGCTCTACAAGAATCAGGGCACGGTTTTGATTTTCTCGCGGACTCGTCACGGCGCGCGCAAACTCGCTCGATGGATCAGCAAGGGCGGCCACAAAGTCGCCGAGATTCACTCCGACCGCTCGCTGGCCCAACGCCGCGAAGCGCTCGAAGGCTTTAAGAAGGGTCGCTACCGCATCTTGGTCGCCACGGATATCGCCGCCCGCGGCATTGACGTCAAGGAAATTTCGCTCGTCATCAACTACGATCTGCCCGACCAGCCCGAAGACTACGTGCACCGCATTGGCCGCACCGGTCGAGCTGGTCACCGAGGACGCGCGATCTCGCTGGCGCTGGGCGACCAAGGCAAGTTGGTGCGACAGATTGAAAAGGTGATGGGCAAGGAAATGCCGATCAGCCAAGAAAGCACGATTCGCCCGGTGTTGCCGCCGATTCCGAAGCCCAGCCGCGTGCATCGCAAGGTCGCCAAGGCGGCTCCGGCTCCCCCGCCCATGGCCGCGCCGAAGCCAAAGGTTCGCTTTGAATCGAAGGAACGCGCTCACCCGCATCCTTCGCACAATCCCAAGCCGAAGGTGGAGCACGCCCAAGCGCCAAAGGTGGCTCACAACGCCAAGCCAAAGCCCAAGCACTACGCCAAGCCGCAAGGTACGGGTGGGGTTGGCGGGTTCGGTGGTGGTGCCGGCGCAAAGAGTCGCTTCAATCGCCGCGGCAAGGGTCGCCCGGCCCGGTAGTTTTCCGCAAAGGGGGCGAGCATAATGTTAACAATTCGTTATGAAATTCCGCCCCGCTTTCGCCCTGATTGCGCTCTCCGCGCTCGCCCCGGCCTTCGCTGACGACAAAGGAAAGTTGTCGGGCGTGATGTTCGGCGACATGTACTTCTTCGGGAAGCATAACGACGCCGCGATTCAGGGCAAGCAGGGCTTTTGGTTGCGCCGGATAACCCTGCAATACGATCGCGAAATCGACGCGAAGTTGAGCGCGCGAGTCCAAATCGAATCAAAGGATCCCGGTGATTTCACGAATAACACCGCGATGCAAGTGACGATGCGCGACGCCTGGGTGCAGTTCAAGGATGGTCGCGACACATGGCGACTCGGTTTGATCCCCACGGCAACTTGGGGTGTTACGGAGCAGAAACTGGGGTATCGCCCGATCGAAAAGGCGCCCATGGAACTGTATCGAATGGGCTCCTCCCGCGATATCGGCATTTCCTACAATACGAACCTCGACAAGAGCGGCAAGACGGCCCTGATGCTGGCGGTGGGGAATGGCAATGGCCAACGAAGTTCGGACGGCGAATCAGCCGCCGCCTACGCGCGCATTACTCACGACCTCAACAACGTGATGACCGTGAATCTGTATGCCGATGCCCAGAAGCGTCCCAACCAGGAGTATTGGCGGTCGGCAAAAGCCGAGTTCTTTGTCGTCGGCCGAGACTACAAAGGTGGGTTGGTCTTCGCGAATCAGGCGCGTTCGCGTCCCAACGCAAGCGACTTGAACCTGAATCTTTTGTCCCTTTACGTTGAAGGCAAAGCAAGCGAAAAGGCGCGGCCTTTCCTTCGCTGGGATCAGGTATCGGACGCTCTTCCCGACGCGGACAAGATCGAATTCTATCGAATGAGCCCGCAGGGCAAGCCGACCCTTTTTATGGTCGGAGTGCGGATGAAGATTCACCCGAACTTTGAGATCGTGCCGAACATCGCCAACATTTCGTACCGCCGGGGCAGCGGTGGCATTAAGCCCAAGTCAGATACGATTTTCCGTGTAACGTTTAGCGCGAACTTCTAAGGACATTCGAACCCGCGCGGTGGGGTAAAAGGGAGGAGTGAGCACTGACAACTCCTCCCTTTCTCGTCGGAAGGTCCTGACCGCCACTGGCTCGCTGGTCGCGGCCACTGCCTTACCCTCCGCTTCGTTCGCTGGTTATCACACCGAAAGCGCCGACCTCATCCAAGTCGCCCTTGTCGGGAGCGGCGGTCGCGGTAGCGGCGCGGCGGTCAACGCCATGCGCACCAAGACCGGTCCGATGAAGCTGGTCGCGATGGCCGATGCATTCCAAGATCGCTTGAATGACAGCCACAAGTACGTCTCGAGCGAGATTAAGGACCAAATGAGCGTGCCGAAAGAACGGCAGTTCGTCGGCCTGGACGCTTACAAAAAGGCGATGGATTGTCTTCGCCCCGGCGACATCGTCATTCTCGCCACGCCGCCTGCGTTCCGCTGGGTGCACTTCCAGTACGCCATCGAGAAGAAGCTCAACGTGTTTATGGAAAAGCCGGTGACGGTGGATGGCCCGACCAGCGTGAAGATGCTGGAACTCGCGGCCAAGGCCGAGAAAATGGGCCTAAAAGTGGGCGTCGGCCTCATGTCGCGTCACGCCCGCAACCTCCAAGAACTGCACAAGCGCGTGGGCGACGGCGAAATCGGCGACGTGATGCTGATGCGCGGTTACCGCATGCACGGCCCCGCCGGCACCTCGCAATCCACGGCCAAGCCGGCCGGAATGTCGGAAGTGGAATACCAAATCCGGCGATTCCACAGCTTCCTCTGGGCCAGCGGCGGCTGCTACAGCGACTTCTACATTCACCTGATTGACCACATGAGTTGGATGAAGAATGCCCTGCCGGTCTCAGCGCGAGCCTCCGGCGGACGCCACTACAAGGCCGACGACAAGGGCGCTCAGTTTGTTGACCAAAACTTTGACTCGTACTCGGTTGAGTACACCTGGGCGGATGGCGCGAAGTTCTACTTCGACGGTCGCTGTGTCGAAGGTGCGCAAGGCGTGTATTCCAGCTATCTGCACGGCACCAAGGGGTGCGCCATCGCCAGCCGCGCCAACGATTGCGGCGGACCTTCGGCCACCTTTAAGGGCGGCAGCATGAGCGAGGGCAACCTCATCTGGCAATCCAGCGATCGCTCGAACCCCTATCAAAACGAGTGGGATGCGCTGGTGGCCGCGATCCGCAATAATACGCCGCACAACGAGGTGCGCCGTGGCGTGGAAACGAGCGTCATGACGAGCATGGGCCGCATGGCCGCTCACACGGGGCAGGAGATCACCTACGAAGCGATGCTCAACTGCGAGCACGAGTTTGCCCCGGGTCTCGACAAGCTCACCATGAGCTCGGCCCCGCTGACCGGCGATGCGAGCGGCAAGTACGATCAGCCGATGCCTGGTCACAAGCCCGATCGCGAATACTGAGCTACTTCAGGCTCTTGATGAATACCTTCGCCTTCGTATGGAGGCGGAGGTATTCGCCTCTTTCGGCCGGCGACATCACGGTCAGGGCGGTGCTCATCGGATCGCTGTCGAGCCCATATTGAACGATGACCGTGCTCTGAATCCGGTTCGTGAGCGCCTGACCCGTGCGTGGGTCCACCACGTGGGAATACTGCACGCCGTCAATGATCGTGAATTGTTCGGTATCTCCGCTGGTCGAAACCGCGCAGTGCTTAAACTCCAGTTCCTTCGCGCCGTCGGCGGTGGCGTTCGGCACAAGAATCGTCCACCCAGCCTTGCCCGGCGGAGGTCCAGTGACGACGATATCACCCCCAAACTCAACCAGGGCCCGACTGATTCCGTGCTGCTTGAGCACGCGTTGGGCGGCGTCACCCGCGTAACCCTTGGCGATTCCGCCGAGGTCTAGCTGCATCCCGGCATGAGAGAGAGTGACCGTGCGGCTCGTCGGGTCAAGCCGCATCTTGTCCCGACCTACGAGGCGCATCGCGGCTTGGAGCGCGGTGGGATCAGGCAACTTTTTGCTCTTGCGGGCGGCTCGCCACAGCCTTATCACGGGTCCAGCCGTGACGTCGAACGCACCCTTGGTTTCGCGCGAGACTTGGCTCGCTTTCGTCAAGACTCGCCACAGGTCGGCAGACACGCGCACCGGTTGGTTGGCGGGCGCGGCGCACAACTTGTTGAGTTCGCTGTCAGGTTTGTAGTCGCTCATGATCGCATCGAGCTGGCCGATACGTCTAAATGCTGCGGAACATGCTTCTTGCGCTTGTTGCTCGGTCTCGGCGTAGACCACAATGCGCGCTTCCATGCCCATGTGAACCTCGGAATAGGTGTACCGAGTAAGATGGGTTTGGGGGAGCCACGCTCCGTTTGCCATCACCATCATGCATCCCAAAAGTGCTCTCATTTTGCTGTTTCTCGGTTCGGCGGCCACCTCGTTTGCGCAGGTGTCCAACCTCAAGTCCTATACCGAGACGATACCTAAGTCGGTGGTGAAGCTCGACATGGTGGCGGTCCCTGCCGGTAAGGACATCAAAGCGTTTTACATCGCCAAGACTGAAACGGTGTGGGAGTTGTTTGACCTGTTTTTAAAGAGCGGTCCTCCCAGCAAGGCTTACGACCAAACCGCGTTTGCCGCCGACGCCATCGCTCGCCCGAGTCGGAGCTATATCCTGCCCGACCTTGGTTGGGGCCATAACGGCTACCCGGTGATCAATTCCAGCATCACCAACACGACCATGTTTGTGCGGTGGCTGGCTTCCCTGACCGGCAAAAAGTATCGCCTGCCGACCGAAGCCGAGTGGGAATGGGCGTGCCGGGGAGCGAGTTCCGCGCCGTGGAAGCTCGACGAAGCGGCTTACGCCAAGCAGGCTTGGTACGCGAAGAACTCGGCGGATACCACGCACCCGGTGGCCAAGCGAGCCGCGAATGCCTTGGGCCTCTACGACATGCTCGGCAACGCTGGCGAGTGGGCGATGGATGCCAAAGGCGAGCCCGTGTTGTGCGGCCCGACCTACCTGGATAGCTTCAAGGATTCGAGCCCGACGCGCCGTCAGCGCTGGAACAAGAGTTGGCAGGAAACCGATCCGCAGATTCCGAAGAGTCGCTGGTGGCTCAGCGACGGCTCGTTTGTCGGGTTCCGCGTGGTTTGTGAGCCGTGATCCTGCTCGCCGCCCTCAGCATGTTTTGGTTGGAGATTGAGCCGACCGGGCACGGCGTGGGCGACGACAAGCGGGTTGTGCTGATTGCCGCCGACCCCGAATATCGGTCCGAACAAGCGATGCCGCAGTTGGCGCGCATCTTCGCGCGGCACGGGTTTCAGTGCACGGTGCTCTTTGCGCAAGACCCGGCGGGCACCGTCAATCCGACGCACACGGGTTTGGTCCCCGGCTTAAGCAAGCTGGAGAACGCCGACCTTTGCGTGCTGATGGCGCGATTTCAGCATTGGGCCGACCGCGACATGCGCCATTTTGCGAAGTACGTGGCGGCAGGGAAGCCACTCATCGCGCTTCGAACCAGCACCCACGCGTTCGCCTATCCGGCGGACTCGCAATCCGAGTTCAAGTCATGGAGTTGGGATCAGCCGGACGGTGGGTTCGGTCGCCGGGTTTTGGGCGAAACCTGGGTCGCCCACTGGGGACGGCACGGCGCCGAAGGCACCCGCGCTACGCCGGTCGGTGACCATCCCGTGCTGCGCGGAGTTGGGCCGATTGAGGTGAGCACCGATGCCTACGAGGCGCATCCGCCCGCGTCGGCGCAGGTGCTGTTGCGCGGCGCAAACATGGCGGGATTAGCGGCGGGCAGCCCGCTCGTCAACGATCCGAAGCGCGGCCCGATGCCCGTGGCGTGGATTCCGGCGGTGCGGGCCCGTGTGCTCACGACGACGATGGGCAGCTCGCGGGATTTACTCGATGCAAACTTTCGCCGGCTGCTGTTGAACGCGGCGGCCTGGGCGGTCGGTCGCACCGCAAATGGCAAGGAAGACGTCGGCCTGGTGGGCGACTACCGGCCCTCGGAATGGTGTTTTGGCAAGCACCGCGTGGGCGTTCCGGTGGCCGATCACTAGGGGTAGGATTTCGGCATGACATGCCAAGAAGTTCTCGACCGGATGGAGGCGACCGGAACCGAGCGAATGCGCCAGTTCAACGTGAAGAACGGCTACCAGGGAGCGCAATTCGGGCTGAAAATGGGCGATCTTCGCGTGGTCGCCAAAGAGGTGAAAACCGACCACGCGCTGGCGAAGGAACTCTGGGCGAGCGGCAACCTGGACGCCCGGCTGCTCGCGACCTTGGTTTGCAAGCCCAAGCAGTTCACCATGGACGAACTCAGAGCCATGGTCACCGAAGCCACGCTGCCGCAACTCGCGGACTGGCTGAATTCGTACGTCATCAAGCAGCACGCGGACAAGGAGACGATGCGCCTGGAGTGGGAAACCGAGAGCGACCCGATGCTCCAGCGAACCTCATGGAGTCTCACGACCGAACGCATCAACAAGGCGGCGGAGGGGCTCGACCTTGATGCAATCCTCGCCACGCTCGCCGAAAAAATGCCATCCGCTCCCGAGGCCGCGCGGTGGCTGATGAACTTTGCCCTCATCGCGGTTGGCACGCAATCGGCGGAGCACCGCGAGGCGGCCATTGCTCTCGGCGACCGACTTGGCTTCTATCGCGACTATCCCACGTCGCCCGGTTGCACTTCGCCTTTCGCGCCGATTGCCATCCGCGAATTAGCGCGCCGAGCGGGATAAACTGCGGCCATGCTTGCAATCGCAATCTCGGCTTTTGTGCTCGTCCAAACGCCCAACTACGGGCTCACGCCCGCTCAGGCCTCGGGCATGTCGGTGGACGGCTACTTGGCGCACGCCGAAAAGGTACGCAAAGTAGCGATGCCGGAGTACGAAGTGCGGGCCGCGCTGTACACCTTTTCGTTGGCGATCGATGGTCGCAACGCGGCGACAATGGCACGCCTCAGCAGTACCAGCCGCGGCCAACTCTCGGGCTTGCAAAAATCGCTAGACCAGTTCTTAATCAATCTCAACGGCTACGAAACCATGGCTGCCGGAGGCGGGACGATGTATCTGACGTTTCACGCTTTTCGCTACGCCGAGGCGCGTGTGCTGATGCGCGACCTGCTCGAAGGCAAGCTCAAAGACCCAGGTAGCCGGGTTGTGAGCGACGGAACGAACGCGATTCTCAAAGTGGTCGGCCCGGCCCTCGCGGGGAAATCCGATCAAGAGATGGGGCAGGACCCGAAAGCGGTGAAGGCTTCCGCCGAAGCCCTTGTTTCGAGTTACAAGGCGGTCTGTGAGAGCCTAAAATCTCGTCCCCGCGCTCAGTCGAATGCGGTGATTCAGTTCTGCATGGACAAGGTCAAAGCGGAAATCGGCGAGAAATAAAAAAGCCCCCATCACTGGGGGCGATACCACTCCACGGAGAAAGTAGGTAAGAGCTCTTACTTGCGGCGTCGCAGGAGAGCGACGGCGCCCAGACCAAGAGCCATGATCGAACCGGGTTCCGGCACGGGGTTGGCGTTGACGGTCACCATGTCGAAGCGAACCGTACCGGCCGTTCCGTAGGTACCGGTCGTGCTGGCCGCGGCGTAAGCCGTGGTGCTTGGAGCGAACACAGCCACAACTCGGAATGCGAAGTTGGCGTTGTTGTTGACAGCCGCGATGGTGCTGAGGTCAACCGAGCGGTTGTTGAACCACGTGTCGCCAGCCGTTGCTTCGAAGAGGCCGCTGTTGAGCAGGCCAGCCGACGAGAACGAAGTGCCATCGGTGGTGTATTGGAACTGGAGCCAGCGGCTGCTGGTGTTGCTATGGCGGTTGTCCCAGTTGACCACGATGTCCTTCTGGCCCAGGGTCGAGACGGCGAAGTTAGCGCCGCGCGTGCCCGATCCCGCGCCTTGAGCGGCCCAGGTCGTGAGGTTCCATGCGGTGTCGTCGGTGCTCAGTTCGGGGTCGGTCGAACCACCGTTCGAGTTGCCCGAAGCGAAGGTTGCCGTCACGCCGCCGAGCAGCGAAGCGGTGCCGAGGCCGATGCTCGGGGTCGTCGTACCGGTTGTGCCGCTACCATCGAGCGTGTTGAAGTTCCATTGCGTGTAAACCACGGCTTGTGCGGAGGCGACGGCCACGAGACCGGCCACCACGAGAATGTTCTTAATTGTC of Chthonomonas sp. contains these proteins:
- a CDS encoding DUF1343 domain-containing protein, which produces MLSAIAVLTLAPVQTGLDVWRSQQFAELKGKRVGLITNPTGVDVNLDANVDLMLKAGIKVVALFGPEHGVRGGTPAGVKVEDTVDPYTGIPEFSLYGKLSRHNEEMFKSVDVLVFDIQDIGSRSYTYIATLGVCMESAAKFKKPIYVIDRPNPIGGERIEGNLVEPAFQTFVSPYAIPYCHGLTIGELAQMIKGENWNRAGKADVRVVKMRGWRRDMLWSETGLPWVPTSPHIPHAETSAFYAATGIVGELKSVSIGVGYTSPFELVGAPGLLAKALADELTKRKLPGVTFRQTWWTPYYAAFKGESCSGVQVHLTDPRRAPLTRINFEVMGAIRKLKPGYDFFVGGRGDMFDKVSGTASLRKGFEAGESIDKLYNDWNSAAKDFRVKREKYLLYK
- a CDS encoding antibiotic biosynthesis monooxygenase encodes the protein MILSPGEEWLTFVGDYNCAPTNIARIEELLQNYYAEVGPNLIGLVGVAIHRKIEGNGICTISQWESEEAVIQVTRDTKLHPYFQELRTLCEVTYTSCRTEKIVLPPSRAKAPLLAASGLVIGDKCCQTSFTVANHSPDDADEVMRLYLQLHDVTVRNVRGFMGAAMLSATTRSQTFSYAQWSDVSLVEKALQLPQYQAALSQLTRLASYQRNWFEVVHSLRIPKQRRLL
- a CDS encoding DEAD/DEAH box helicase encodes the protein MQVSPPTTFRNLALPASLCDRLAEQGITIPTPIQAGAIPLGMMGRDVIGVAQTGTGKTLAFGIPMAMRLDQQRQGLVIAPTRELAQQIEETLQKLRLQSVLLVGGASMRNQLNELKKRPTVIVATPGRLIDHMEQGTVRLDRVSCVVLDEADRMLDMGFAPAIQRIMRSLPTDRQTMLFSATMPDEIKSLAESFLRNPERVEVAREGEPSELVEQELVFLEVGEKTEYLDMLLYKNQGTVLIFSRTRHGARKLARWISKGGHKVAEIHSDRSLAQRREALEGFKKGRYRILVATDIAARGIDVKEISLVINYDLPDQPEDYVHRIGRTGRAGHRGRAISLALGDQGKLVRQIEKVMGKEMPISQESTIRPVLPPIPKPSRVHRKVAKAAPAPPPMAAPKPKVRFESKERAHPHPSHNPKPKVEHAQAPKVAHNAKPKPKHYAKPQGTGGVGGFGGGAGAKSRFNRRGKGRPAR
- a CDS encoding Gfo/Idh/MocA family oxidoreductase, with amino-acid sequence MSTDNSSLSRRKVLTATGSLVAATALPSASFAGYHTESADLIQVALVGSGGRGSGAAVNAMRTKTGPMKLVAMADAFQDRLNDSHKYVSSEIKDQMSVPKERQFVGLDAYKKAMDCLRPGDIVILATPPAFRWVHFQYAIEKKLNVFMEKPVTVDGPTSVKMLELAAKAEKMGLKVGVGLMSRHARNLQELHKRVGDGEIGDVMLMRGYRMHGPAGTSQSTAKPAGMSEVEYQIRRFHSFLWASGGCYSDFYIHLIDHMSWMKNALPVSARASGGRHYKADDKGAQFVDQNFDSYSVEYTWADGAKFYFDGRCVEGAQGVYSSYLHGTKGCAIASRANDCGGPSATFKGGSMSEGNLIWQSSDRSNPYQNEWDALVAAIRNNTPHNEVRRGVETSVMTSMGRMAAHTGQEITYEAMLNCEHEFAPGLDKLTMSSAPLTGDASGKYDQPMPGHKPDREY
- a CDS encoding FAD:protein FMN transferase, whose translation is MRALLGCMMVMANGAWLPQTHLTRYTYSEVHMGMEARIVVYAETEQQAQEACSAAFRRIGQLDAIMSDYKPDSELNKLCAAPANQPVRVSADLWRVLTKASQVSRETKGAFDVTAGPVIRLWRAARKSKKLPDPTALQAAMRLVGRDKMRLDPTSRTVTLSHAGMQLDLGGIAKGYAGDAAQRVLKQHGISRALVEFGGDIVVTGPPPGKAGWTILVPNATADGAKELEFKHCAVSTSGDTEQFTIIDGVQYSHVVDPRTGQALTNRIQSTVIVQYGLDSDPMSTALTVMSPAERGEYLRLHTKAKVFIKSLK
- a CDS encoding SUMF1/EgtB/PvdO family nonheme iron enzyme translates to MHPKSALILLFLGSAATSFAQVSNLKSYTETIPKSVVKLDMVAVPAGKDIKAFYIAKTETVWELFDLFLKSGPPSKAYDQTAFAADAIARPSRSYILPDLGWGHNGYPVINSSITNTTMFVRWLASLTGKKYRLPTEAEWEWACRGASSAPWKLDEAAYAKQAWYAKNSADTTHPVAKRAANALGLYDMLGNAGEWAMDAKGEPVLCGPTYLDSFKDSSPTRRQRWNKSWQETDPQIPKSRWWLSDGSFVGFRVVCEP
- a CDS encoding ThuA domain-containing protein, which codes for MILLAALSMFWLEIEPTGHGVGDDKRVVLIAADPEYRSEQAMPQLARIFARHGFQCTVLFAQDPAGTVNPTHTGLVPGLSKLENADLCVLMARFQHWADRDMRHFAKYVAAGKPLIALRTSTHAFAYPADSQSEFKSWSWDQPDGGFGRRVLGETWVAHWGRHGAEGTRATPVGDHPVLRGVGPIEVSTDAYEAHPPASAQVLLRGANMAGLAAGSPLVNDPKRGPMPVAWIPAVRARVLTTTMGSSRDLLDANFRRLLLNAAAWAVGRTANGKEDVGLVGDYRPSEWCFGKHRVGVPVADH
- a CDS encoding DNA alkylation repair protein, translated to MTCQEVLDRMEATGTERMRQFNVKNGYQGAQFGLKMGDLRVVAKEVKTDHALAKELWASGNLDARLLATLVCKPKQFTMDELRAMVTEATLPQLADWLNSYVIKQHADKETMRLEWETESDPMLQRTSWSLTTERINKAAEGLDLDAILATLAEKMPSAPEAARWLMNFALIAVGTQSAEHREAAIALGDRLGFYRDYPTSPGCTSPFAPIAIRELARRAG
- a CDS encoding PEP-CTERM sorting domain-containing protein — protein: MRNFRATKEKVMTIKNILVVAGLVAVASAQAVVYTQWNFNTLDGSGTTGTTTPSIGLGTASLLGGVTATFASGNSNGGSTDPELSTDDTAWNLTTWAAQGAGSGTRGANFAVSTLGQKDIVVNWDNRHSNTSSRWLQFQYTTDGTSFSSAGLLNSGLFEATAGDTWFNNRSVDLSTIAAVNNNANFAFRVVAVFAPSTTAYAAASTTGTYGTAGTVRFDMVTVNANPVPEPGSIMALGLGAVALLRRRK